Proteins encoded together in one Lathyrus oleraceus cultivar Zhongwan6 chromosome 5, CAAS_Psat_ZW6_1.0, whole genome shotgun sequence window:
- the LOC127085566 gene encoding uncharacterized protein LOC127085566: protein MEPAKIDWKNLEWNFAVDELYEHLNAPKFVDFLSLNHNINNNDDEAWFCKPDCNHPKTAEDFLRSPSPFKASRSSFYFSENLPSNDQSKRDMKLKRRVPPISSSSPQDDKFRFNIDSENQNPNLVTPQLKSTKAFIKSSDEKKKPVDDTLQENTVVPSLKSTLSAKNLFSRRPILNQITEFCNELKRLAIRARERENTENLNPIESKEEVVVHEQTPPVKAVAERKPLLEMSKVERLEGMSVKGKLNRKKRPDEAENMPITLDLENVRHKRENNILQQIRTNPPSPQCFSAGLTKPNPSKGSRSRLMERGILEGVEQNKEVAKDNSKSITVNDGRETKALDMFWFFKPCTAMSS from the exons ATGGAACCCGCGAAAATCGATTGGAAGAATCTAGAATGGAACTTCGCTGTAGACGAACTCTACGAACACCTCAACGCACCCAAATTCGTCGACTTCTTGTCGCTcaatcacaacatcaacaacaacgATGATGAAGCTTGGTTTTGCAAACCTG atTGCAATCATCCTAAAACAGCAGAGGATTTTCTCAGATCACCAAGCCCTTTCAAG GCTAGTAGAAGTTCATTTTATTTCTCAGAAAATCTTCCAAGTAATGACCAGAGTAAAAG AGATATGAAACTCAAGAGAAGGGTGCCACCCATTTCATCATCTTCTCCTCAAGATGATAAATTCAGATTCAACATAGATAGCGAAAACCAAAACCCGAATTTGGTTACTCCTCAATTAAAGTCCACGAAGGCTTTCATCAAGTCAAGTGATGAGAAGAAGAAGCCAGTTGATGACACATTGCAGGAAAACACGGTGGTGCCTTCATTGAAATCAACTCTTTCCGCGAAGAATTTGTTTTCGAGACGGCCTATTTTGAATCAAATCACAGAATTCTGCAATGAATTGAAGAGATTGGCAATAAGAGCTAGGGAGAGGGAAAATACTGAAAATTTGAACCCAATAGAGAGTAAGGAAGAGGTTGTTGTGCATGAGCAGACTCCGCCGGTTAAAGCTGTGGCAGAAAGGAAACCACTGCTTGAAATGAGTAAGGTTGAAAGATTGGAGGGGATGAGTGTTAAAGGAAAGCTAAACCGAAAGAA AAGACCAGACGAGGCAGAAAACATGCCTATAACTCTTGACTTGGAGAATGTAAGACACAAGAGGGAGAATAATATCTTACAACAGATTCGAACAAATCCTCCGTCTCCTCAGTGCTTCTCTGCAGGACTCACTAAACCTAACCCTTCAAAGGGTTCCAGATCCCGGCTAATG GAGAGAGGAATACTTGAAGGAGTTGAGCAAAACAAAGAAGTTGCAAAGGACAACAGCAAAAGTATTACAGTAAATGATGGAAGAGAAACCAAAGCCTTGGACATGTTTTGGTTCTTCAAGCCTTGCACAGCAATGTCA